A genome region from Brooklawnia propionicigenes includes the following:
- a CDS encoding MarR family winged helix-turn-helix transcriptional regulator has protein sequence MSEQADDHQGTSDDLGELFARVARQQRRATLSALEPYGVSPHQARALRQIIKLGPLRPSKLAEQLHISLRSATDVVDALVGAGLLIREPDPGDRRAILVSATPAGIQRSEQIGKVRAEQGEAFLSALDAADRAQLRRILQVLDRQPD, from the coding sequence GTGAGCGAACAGGCAGATGATCATCAGGGCACCAGCGACGACTTGGGCGAACTCTTCGCGCGAGTGGCCCGCCAGCAGCGGCGCGCGACGCTGAGCGCATTGGAACCCTACGGCGTCAGCCCGCATCAGGCCAGGGCATTGCGTCAGATCATCAAGCTCGGGCCCCTTCGCCCGAGCAAGCTTGCCGAGCAGCTGCACATCAGTCTGCGGTCAGCAACCGATGTGGTGGACGCGCTGGTCGGTGCAGGTCTGCTGATCCGCGAGCCCGACCCCGGCGACCGGCGCGCGATCCTGGTCAGCGCGACCCCGGCAGGCATCCAACGCTCCGAACAGATCGGCAAAGTGCGCGCCGAGCAGGGCGAAGCCTTCCTTTCCGCCCTGGACGCAGCCGACCGCGCACAATTGCGCCGCATCCTTCAGGTGCTGGATCGCCAACCCGACTAG
- a CDS encoding ABC transporter ATP-binding protein produces MADQSRMSAYGPQRIDPADKAQLAESPVRWQRIARLFAPQRWRLLLLLGIIVVISAVGMGQPFLLRAVIDDALPNRDTHLLVVLVAAMIGIAVVTAIGGVWQTWLASAIGERVMHNLRVDVFANIQRQSIDFFKRTRAGEIQSRLVNDVAGLQSVLTTTATSVASNLTTAVATAIAMVALDWRLSLISLIILPPAIWGTRKVALVRRDLTRARQQAMSRLHNEVDESLSVSGALLSKTLGIADRRTESFSAVSATLIDLDMRSQLAGRWRMATMSIIFAALPAIIYLAAGFGPVDGRLTIGTVVAFTALQSQIFRPIMGLLNIGAQWVASMALLSRIFQYLDLVPQVAAPADPVRVDPDRLRGEIRYEHVSYVYPDADRPALDDIDLTIPAGSSVGLAGSTGSGKSTAASLLSRLADPTEGRITIDGIDLRDFDPTTLASIVGVVTQETYLVHDSLRGNLLLAKPEATQAELWGALEAARIADVVRSLPDGLDTVVGARGHRFSGGERQRIAVARTLLRNPRVLILDEATSALDTNTEHELQAALDHLASGRTTLTIAHRLSTIREADQIVVLDHGRIAERGTHEELLALGGRYAELDGGYAVGVNAA; encoded by the coding sequence ATGGCAGATCAGAGTCGCATGAGCGCCTACGGACCGCAGCGCATCGATCCCGCCGACAAGGCACAGCTTGCGGAATCCCCGGTGCGCTGGCAGCGGATCGCCCGGTTGTTCGCCCCTCAGCGCTGGCGACTACTGCTCCTGCTGGGCATCATCGTCGTGATCTCGGCCGTCGGCATGGGGCAGCCCTTCCTGCTGCGCGCAGTGATCGACGATGCGCTACCCAACCGCGACACGCATCTGCTTGTTGTGCTGGTGGCGGCGATGATCGGGATCGCGGTGGTCACTGCGATCGGTGGAGTGTGGCAGACCTGGCTGGCGAGCGCCATCGGCGAGCGCGTCATGCACAATCTGCGTGTCGATGTCTTCGCGAACATCCAGCGTCAATCGATCGACTTCTTCAAGCGCACCCGCGCCGGTGAGATTCAGTCACGACTGGTCAACGATGTGGCCGGCTTGCAGTCTGTGCTCACCACGACCGCCACCTCGGTAGCGTCCAATCTGACCACCGCGGTCGCCACGGCCATCGCGATGGTCGCCCTCGATTGGCGGCTCTCGTTGATCTCTTTGATCATCCTGCCGCCCGCGATCTGGGGCACCCGCAAGGTCGCCCTGGTACGCCGCGATCTCACGCGGGCCCGGCAGCAGGCCATGTCGCGGCTGCACAACGAGGTGGACGAATCACTCAGCGTCAGTGGTGCGCTGTTGTCGAAGACCCTCGGTATCGCCGATCGGCGGACCGAGTCGTTCTCGGCTGTCTCAGCCACCCTGATCGATCTCGACATGCGCTCCCAATTGGCCGGACGCTGGCGGATGGCGACGATGAGCATCATCTTCGCTGCGCTGCCGGCGATCATCTATTTGGCGGCGGGTTTCGGGCCGGTCGACGGTCGTCTCACGATCGGCACGGTGGTGGCGTTCACTGCCCTGCAATCCCAGATCTTCCGCCCAATCATGGGGCTGCTCAATATCGGAGCCCAGTGGGTGGCCTCGATGGCCCTGCTCAGCCGGATCTTCCAGTATCTGGATCTGGTGCCGCAGGTTGCTGCGCCCGCCGATCCGGTACGAGTGGACCCGGATCGGCTGCGCGGGGAGATCCGCTACGAACACGTGAGCTACGTCTACCCGGATGCCGACCGGCCCGCCCTGGACGACATCGATCTGACGATCCCCGCGGGCAGTTCGGTCGGCCTGGCCGGCTCGACCGGGTCGGGCAAGTCGACTGCTGCGTCCCTGCTGTCGCGACTTGCCGATCCGACCGAAGGTCGCATCACGATCGACGGCATCGACCTTCGCGACTTCGATCCCACCACCTTGGCGTCCATCGTCGGGGTGGTCACCCAGGAGACCTATCTGGTGCACGACAGCCTGCGGGGGAATCTGCTGCTGGCCAAGCCGGAGGCCACTCAGGCCGAGCTGTGGGGCGCACTCGAGGCCGCCCGGATCGCCGACGTGGTGCGCAGTCTTCCTGATGGGCTGGACACGGTGGTGGGCGCCCGCGGTCACCGGTTCAGCGGGGGAGAGCGCCAACGTATCGCGGTGGCCCGGACGCTGCTACGCAACCCTCGCGTGCTGATCTTGGACGAGGCGACCAGCGCCCTGGACACCAATACCGAGCACGAGCTGCAGGCGGCGCTCGACCACCTCGCCAGCGGTCGCACCACCTTGACCATCGCGCACCGGCTCAGCACGATCCGTGAGGCTGACCAGATCGTGGTGCTCGACCACGGACGGATCGCCGAGCGTGGCACTCATGAGGAGTTGCTGGCTCTCGGTGGACGCTACGCCGAACTGGACGGCGGGTACGCGGTTGGGGTGAACGCGGCATAG